The Halomonas sp. KG2 genome contains a region encoding:
- a CDS encoding CoA transferase subunit A: MTLLNQKCCDIDAAIAEIPDGATIMVGGFGSPGTPFALLDALLASGQRNLTLIKNDANEPGIGIGKLIEAGRVKRLITSHLGLNRTAIDAMNAGEMEVIFHPQGLLAEKIRCAGVGHGGFLTDIGIGTEIAQGRQEISVEGCAWAIEPALQADVALIHAERADRYGNLIYRATASNFNPLMAMAAERVIAQTYRIDQPGDLPIDTIHTPCAFVSHVVQVARASSQQGVRPHAL; this comes from the coding sequence ATGACGCTGCTAAACCAAAAATGCTGTGATATTGACGCGGCTATCGCCGAGATTCCCGATGGTGCGACCATCATGGTCGGCGGCTTTGGCTCGCCGGGCACGCCCTTTGCGTTGCTCGACGCCCTGCTCGCCAGCGGTCAACGCAACCTGACGCTGATTAAAAACGATGCCAATGAACCTGGGATCGGTATCGGCAAGCTCATTGAGGCAGGCCGTGTAAAGCGCTTGATTACCTCTCACTTAGGCCTCAATCGAACAGCCATTGACGCCATGAATGCTGGCGAGATGGAGGTCATTTTTCATCCGCAGGGGCTGCTGGCTGAAAAAATTCGCTGTGCAGGCGTTGGCCATGGCGGCTTTCTTACCGATATCGGCATCGGTACGGAAATTGCCCAAGGCCGTCAGGAAATCAGTGTGGAAGGTTGCGCCTGGGCGATTGAGCCTGCCTTACAGGCTGATGTTGCGCTAATTCATGCCGAGCGAGCCGACCGCTACGGCAACCTGATCTATCGCGCCACGGCCAGCAATTTCAACCCCTTAATGGCCATGGCCGCCGAGCGAGTGATTGCCCAAACCTACCGTATCGACCAACCCGGCGACTTGCCTATCGACACCATTCATACGCCTTGCGCCTTTGTCAGTCATGTGGTGCAGGTTGCCCGTGCCTCCAGCCAGCAAGGAGTTCGCCCCCATGCTCTCTGA
- a CDS encoding aspartate aminotransferase family protein — protein sequence MTDSPLFYQAGPALPEVSHADGVMLWDTQGKDYLDGCSGAISCNLGHGRQDIRDAMLAQMDKVAFTYRTQFESAPAVALGHRLVELFEGELGKVFFISSGSEAVESALKLARQYFFALGQPQRQRFVSLRPSYHGSTMGALGMTGYQPLEAPFTSMTHASIKVPGPDFYRHQACDDDTHVDRILAETRAAMEAAGPDSLIGFVIEPIGGASTGARLLGKRYLQGIRALCDEFGCLLIADEVLTGVGRTGTWFACQHYDVVPDILVTAKGLGAGYYPIGAMLARSAIVETVMASGGFQHGHTYAGNPLACATGLAVLEAIVREDLLENTRQRGAQLEAGLRRLAERYDWVGHVRGAGLLWGVELVADGESRQPFPAEQNRFAQITALAKQEGLLIYPRRTLDGVAGDHFLVCPPLTIQPEEVDTLLERLAHAMARFDQALSAADLHPQLSRER from the coding sequence ATGACCGACTCTCCGCTGTTCTACCAGGCAGGTCCTGCCCTGCCGGAAGTCAGCCACGCTGATGGCGTTATGCTCTGGGATACCCAGGGCAAGGATTATCTGGATGGCTGCTCCGGGGCTATTTCCTGCAACCTTGGTCATGGTCGACAGGATATTCGTGACGCCATGCTCGCCCAGATGGATAAGGTGGCCTTCACCTATCGCACTCAGTTTGAAAGCGCTCCCGCCGTTGCGCTTGGCCATCGGCTAGTCGAGCTATTTGAGGGTGAACTCGGCAAGGTGTTTTTCATTTCCAGCGGTTCCGAGGCGGTGGAGTCGGCCCTCAAGCTGGCAAGGCAATACTTTTTCGCCCTTGGTCAGCCTCAGCGCCAGCGCTTTGTATCGCTGCGTCCGTCTTATCATGGCAGCACCATGGGGGCACTGGGCATGACCGGCTATCAGCCGCTGGAAGCGCCTTTCACCAGCATGACCCATGCGTCCATCAAAGTGCCGGGGCCGGATTTCTATCGTCATCAGGCGTGTGATGATGACACCCACGTTGACCGCATCCTGGCAGAGACCCGCGCCGCCATGGAAGCCGCTGGTCCTGACTCACTAATTGGTTTTGTCATCGAGCCAATCGGCGGTGCCAGTACCGGTGCACGACTGTTAGGCAAACGCTATCTGCAAGGCATTCGTGCCTTATGCGATGAATTCGGCTGCTTGCTGATTGCCGATGAAGTACTCACCGGCGTGGGTCGAACTGGCACTTGGTTTGCCTGCCAGCATTACGATGTGGTGCCGGACATCCTGGTCACCGCTAAGGGACTGGGCGCGGGCTACTACCCCATTGGCGCGATGCTCGCCCGCAGCGCTATCGTCGAAACAGTCATGGCCAGCGGCGGTTTCCAACACGGCCACACTTATGCTGGCAACCCGCTGGCCTGCGCCACCGGCCTGGCCGTGCTCGAGGCCATTGTGCGCGAAGATTTGCTGGAAAATACCCGCCAACGTGGCGCGCAGCTGGAAGCTGGGTTGCGCAGGCTTGCCGAGCGCTACGACTGGGTCGGTCATGTGCGCGGCGCTGGCCTGTTATGGGGCGTCGAACTGGTTGCTGATGGCGAATCGCGCCAGCCTTTCCCTGCCGAGCAAAACCGTTTCGCCCAGATCACCGCATTGGCCAAACAGGAGGGCCTGCTGATCTACCCTCGCCGCACTCTGGATGGCGTGGCCGGTGATCATTTCCTGGTCTGCCCGCCGCTGACTATTCAGCCCGAGGAAGTCGACACTCTGCTGGAACGCTTAGCGCATGCCATGGCACGTTTTGATCAAGCGCTTAGCGCCGCTGATTTGCACCCACAACTCTCCCGGGAGCGCTAA
- a CDS encoding LysR family transcriptional regulator, translating into MPEVTINSLKALATFKTLYEVGSASGTARLLGMTQSGVSRSLAQLEENLGIQLFLREKNRLLATPEARELYDEILRLMGNIEELRHSVLALKEFGTSRLRIAAIPGLCFGFVPQVVAALLAENSRISISLDMMSSHDVQTAVESSHADIGFITLPATSPQLLTETLLVTEAVALVPDKLELATREVVEVSDLRGQHLVISNQPSVSTNPLLELVAEHGVKISGKTEANIGTISALVANEVGVTVMNPITAQDQLSRHDHVKVLPFMPALSFGFGIVYRPEWHESKVLASLKHKAKETLMNY; encoded by the coding sequence ATGCCTGAGGTCACCATTAACTCGTTGAAAGCATTAGCAACTTTCAAGACGCTATATGAAGTGGGTAGCGCTTCAGGGACGGCACGCCTGCTTGGCATGACGCAATCGGGAGTGAGTCGTTCGCTGGCGCAGCTTGAAGAGAACCTGGGGATCCAGCTCTTTCTACGTGAAAAAAACCGCTTGCTAGCAACGCCTGAGGCACGCGAGCTGTACGATGAGATTCTCAGGCTGATGGGCAATATTGAAGAGCTGCGCCATAGTGTGTTGGCGCTTAAGGAGTTCGGCACATCACGCTTGAGAATCGCCGCTATTCCCGGGCTATGTTTTGGCTTTGTGCCCCAGGTAGTCGCTGCGTTACTAGCTGAAAACAGCCGGATAAGTATTAGTCTGGATATGATGTCGAGCCACGATGTGCAAACAGCGGTGGAATCAAGCCATGCGGATATCGGCTTTATCACATTGCCAGCGACGTCTCCTCAACTCTTAACAGAAACACTGCTGGTGACAGAAGCCGTGGCGCTGGTGCCTGACAAGCTTGAGCTAGCCACGCGCGAGGTGGTTGAAGTCAGTGATTTGCGTGGTCAACATTTAGTGATCAGTAACCAGCCAAGTGTCAGCACGAATCCACTGCTGGAACTTGTCGCCGAGCACGGGGTTAAAATTTCAGGTAAAACGGAAGCTAATATCGGCACGATTAGCGCGTTGGTAGCTAATGAGGTCGGTGTCACGGTAATGAACCCGATTACTGCGCAAGACCAGCTGTCGCGCCATGATCATGTCAAGGTGCTGCCTTTTATGCCTGCGTTGTCGTTTGGTTTTGGCATTGTTTACCGCCCAGAATGGCATGAGTCTAAAGTGTTGGCGTCGCTTAAACACAAAGCGAAAGAGACACTAATGAATTACTAA